In Hyperolius riggenbachi isolate aHypRig1 chromosome 10, aHypRig1.pri, whole genome shotgun sequence, a genomic segment contains:
- the LOC137534463 gene encoding uncharacterized protein, with translation MSVIRIYRRSPESSKTFSVLPKLCFCTCHHYRKSYVDASSQTDKNDFSPLAAEESYSLAASYKDVYTDHRYDSNTPYVLNDIRSSTPNHLSAESYGDIDGDPGPDCNSSCALEDSGISPYNHFSDLLSNVTCNDIYRDYGHDSTPNNPSTASYRDIVGDPGPDLNSSYALEEIGTSPSNHFSDLLSTITYNRDHGNDSRSSDFLEDTWRCYPAAYEKIFGTPGKDKYSSSMLEDTPRAIPNQLSIAGQLWNVRSPCKSSATNTTSRQPAKNKEMSFNAESHPERSSLWFSPLTDFQDLGADIQIEAPPSPVILESRMEMLTSFSETDSAITSFSETSSIDEPICKKKKIPSDVSYAPHLSELSDSDCADTEQDPAGEITMGEKTVVTERKFIVFESCLDELLGKLYCKVDCCLQRLKRFDKRIMGTLLKVFATCAGGHNFLLWQSQPRIRSVAVGNLLLASAIVCSGSSYTKVKEMFDLMNINFFSPYVFYKYQNEAIFGAIDHNWLLEKERVSSIISHKPLYLIGDGQCDSPGYNAKYCVYTMMDMQTSLILDFEAVQVSQTTSSVAMEKLGFKTCVDRIREEKYDVHMIGTDSHPGIKKLMRTDYSDINHQFDLWHYSKSIKKKLLNASRPAGCEIILDWIGPILNHFYWCSRTCKGNIEVFRDRWHGVLNHVCNIHQWRNGDVESGCKHGELTGDNGCRPWLSKPSLAYIALRDVILCPQMDRDLKHLVFYCRTGALESFHSLVLKYRSKQHHYPMNSMEARTKLAILSNNRNTNRPQAVLKTPNRTGAPAGTPQTRLVYSRLQKKWQVRKVYEPMNNEHVKSIMMDVVNVTKGDLKPVWQSRNNKLPKNVATVERPDKSTAIAQHRSRF, from the coding sequence ATGAGTGTTATAAGGATTTATAGAAGATCACCAGAGTCATCCAAAACCTTCAGTGTTTTGCCTAAACTCTGTTTCTGCACCTGCCATCATTACAGAAAGTCTTATGTGGATGCATCCTCCCAAACAGATAAAAATGATTTCTCACCTTTAGCTGCAGAGGAATCCTATTCATTGGCGGCAAGTTACAAAGACGTATATACTGATCATAGATATGATTCAAACACTCCGTATGTTTTGAATGATATTAGGAGCTCCACACCTAATCACCTTTCTGCTGAAAGCTACGGAGACATAGACGGAGATCCTGGACCTGACTGTAATTCTTCCTGCGCTTTGGAAGACAGTGGGATCTCTCCCTACAATCACTTTTCTGATCTCCTTTCCAATGTAACTTGCAATGACATATACAGAGATTATGGACATGATTCCACACCTAATAACCCTTCTACTGCAAGCTACAGAGACATAGTTGGAGATCCTGGACCTGACTTAAACTCTTCCTACGCTTTGGAAGAAATTGGGACCTCTCCCTCCAATCACTTTTCTGATCTACTTTCCACTATAACTTACAACAGAGATCATGGAAATGATTCACGTTCTTCAGACTTTTTAGAAGATACTTGGAGATGTTATCCTGCAGCTTACGAAAAAATTTTTGGAACTCCTGGTAAAGACAAATATTCTTCATCCATGTTAGAAGATACTCCTAGAGCTATCCCGAATCAGCTTTCCATTGCAGGCCAGCTTTGGAATGTTAGATCGCCCTGTAAATCCTCTGCTACCAATACAACGTCACGTCAACCTGCTAAGAACAAAGAGATGAGTTTTAATGCTGAATCACACCCAGAGAGGTCATCTCTATGGTTTTCACCATTAACCGATTTTCAAGACCTGGGAGCCGATATACAAATTGAGGCACCTCCCTCACCGGTCATATTAGAATCTAGAATGGAAATGTTGACTTCTTTCTCTGAAACCGATTCAGCAATTACTTCTTTCTCTGAAACCTCATCAATAGATGAACCaatctgtaaaaagaaaaaaataccttCTGATGTCTCTTACGCACCTCATCTAAGTGAACTAAGTGACTCTGATTGTGCAGATACAGAACAGGATCCTGCTGGTGAAATTACCATGGGTGAGAAGACTGTGGTTACGGAACGCAAATTCATAGTTTTTGAATCCTGCCTTGATGAGCTTTTAGGGAAGCTTTACTGTAAAGTAGATTGTTGTCTTCAAAGATTGAAAAGATTTGATAAGAGAATAATGGGAACGCTTTTAAAAGTCTTTGCGACCTGTGCAGGCGGCCATAATTTTCTGCTGTGGCAAAGTCAGCCACGCATCCGGAGTGTTGCAGTGGGAAACCTACTACTTGCATCTGCCATCGTTTGCAGCGGTTCGTCATATACAAAAGTAAAAGAAATGTTTGATCTGATGAATATCAATTTTTTTAGCCCATATGTTTTTTATAAATatcaaaatgaagcaattttCGGAGCAATCGATCACAACTGGCTTCTAGAAAAAGAGCGAGTGTCCTCGATAATTAGCCATAAACCACTGTATTTGATTGGAGATGGCCAATGCGACAGCCCTGGCTATAATGCTAAATATTGCGTGTATACCATGATGGATATGCAGACTTCCCTCATCCTGGACTTTGAGGCTGTACAAGTGTCTCAGACCACGTCCTCCGTAGCGATGGAAAAGCTTGGGTTTAAAACATGTGTTGACCGAATTAGAGAAGAGAAATATGATGTTCATATGATCGGGACCGACAGTCACCCAGGCATTAAAAAATTAATGAGAACTGATTACAGCGACATCAACCATCAGTTTGACTTGTGGCACTACAGCAAGTCTATCAAGAAAAAATTACTAAATGCCTCAAGACCTGCTGGCTGTGAAatcattctggactggataggcccCATTCTTAATCACTTTTATTGGTGCAGCAGGACATGTAAGGGCAACATTGAAGTGTTTCGTGATCGCTGGCATGGTGTTTTAAACCATGTGTGCAACATTCATCAGTGGAGGAATGGAGACGTAGAAAGTGGATGTAAGCATGGTGAGCTAACTGGAGATAACGGTTGTCGACCCTGGCTTAGCAAACCAAGTCTGGCTTACATAGCCCTACGGGATGTCATCCTCTGTCCACAGATGGACAGGGATTTGAAACATTTAGTTTTTTATTGCCGTACGGGAGCCCTTGAGTCATTTCACAGCCTGGTGTTAAAGTACAGAAGCAAACAACATCACTATCCAATGAATTCTATGGAGGCTAGAACCAAGTTAGCAATTTTATCTAATAATAGAAACACAAATCGTCCTCAGGCTGTTTTGAAGACACCTAATCGAACAGGTGCTCCAGCTGGAACTCCCCAAACAAGACTAGTATACTccagattacaaaaaaaatggcAGGTGCGTAAAGTGTACGAGCCAATGAACAATGAACATGTCAAATCCATAATGATGGATGTTGTAAATGTGACCAAAGGTGATCTAAAACCAGTATGGCAGTCCAGAAACAACAAATTGCCTAAAAATGTTGCGACTGTTGAAAGACCAGACAAGTCTACCGCCATTGCACAACATCGCTCAAGGTTTTAA